The segment TACGCCAAGACCCGGATCCAGTTCGGCCGCCCGATTGGGACGTTCCAAGGCGTGAAGCACCGCTGCGCCGACATGCTCGTGCAGGTCGAGATGGCGAAGTCGGCGGCGTACTACGCGAACTCGTGCCTCGCGGCGGGCGATCCGGACGCCGCGGTCGCTGCCCCGATGGCGCGCTCGTACTGCTCCGACGCGTACATGCGCATCACCGAGGACACGATCCACGTCCACGGCGGGATCGGCTTCACGTGGGAGCACCCGGCGCACCTCTACTACAAGCGCGCCAAGTCGGGTCAGCTCCTGCTCGGCGACCCGCGACACCACCGCAAGCTGCTCGCGCGCGAGCTCGATCTCGTTTAAAGGAGACCCCGTGCCCATCGATCCCGCGAAGGCGCTCGGCGCCGAGATCCCCGAGACCTACGCGCAGTGGGACGCCGACGACGTGATCCTGTATCACCTCGGCCTCGGTGCCGGCGTGCCGGCGACCGATCCCCGCGAACTCGCCTACGTCTACGAGGACGGGCTCAAGGTGTTGCCGAGCTACGGCGTCATCCCGCTCGGCGACTTCCTCGGCGGCGTGAGTTCCATCGACGGCCTGCAGTTCGACCTTGCGATGCTGCTGCACGGCGAGCAGGACCTCGAGATCCGCAAGGCCATCCCGACGGCCGCGAAGGTGTCGAACACCGGTCGCATCGCCGGCGTCTACGACAAGGGCAAGGCCGCCCTCGTCATCGCCGAGACCGAGACGAAGGACGAGCAGGGCGACGTGTTGTTCGTCAACCGGTTCTCGCTGTTCATCCGCGGCGAGGGTGGCTGGGGTGGCGAGTCGGGACCGAAGGTCGGCAACGAGGCGCCCGACCGCGCGCCCGACCTCGTCGTCGAGTCGCCGACGCTGCCGCAGCAGGCGCTGATCTACCGG is part of the Acidimicrobiales bacterium genome and harbors:
- a CDS encoding MaoC/PaaZ C-terminal domain-containing protein, which produces MPIDPAKALGAEIPETYAQWDADDVILYHLGLGAGVPATDPRELAYVYEDGLKVLPSYGVIPLGDFLGGVSSIDGLQFDLAMLLHGEQDLEIRKAIPTAAKVSNTGRIAGVYDKGKAALVIAETETKDEQGDVLFVNRFSLFIRGEGGWGGESGPKVGNEAPDRAPDLVVESPTLPQQALIYRLSGDKNPLHVDPGFARLGGFDAPILHGLCSYGIVCKAVVDNVLDGDTSKVARYQVRFAGVVFPGETIVTSIWNEGDKLLISASAKERNTPAITNAAITIR